The following DNA comes from Mycolicibacterium aromaticivorans JS19b1 = JCM 16368.
GCTCCGGTCATCAAGGTGTCCGCACTCAAGGCCCTCGAGGGTGACCCGCAGTGGGTCAAGAGCGTCGAGGATCTGATGGACGCCGTCGACGAGTCGATCCCGGACCCGGTCCGCGACACCGACAAGCCGTTCCTCATGCCCGTCGAGGACGTCTTCACGATCACCGGCCGCGGCACCGTGGTCACCGGTCGTGTCGAGCGTGGCGTGATCAACGTGAACGAGGAAGTCGAGATCGTCGGCATCAAGCCGACCGTCACCAAGACCACGGTCACCGGTGTGGAGATGTTCCGCAAGCTGCTCGACCAGGGCCAGGCCGGCGACAATGTCGGTCTGCTGGTTCGTGGCGTCAAGCGCGAGGACGTCGAGCGCGGCCAGGTCGTCGTGAAGCCCGGCACCACCACCCCGCACACCGAGTTCGAGGGCAGCGTCTACATCCTGTCCAAGGACGAGGGCGGCCGGCACACGCCGTTCTTCAACAACTACCGCCCGCAGTTCTACTTCCGCACCACGGACGTGACCGGCGTGGTGACCCTCCCCGAGGGCACCGAGATGGTGATGCCCGGTGACAACACCGACATCTCCGTCAAGCTGATCCAGCCCGTGGCCATGGACGAGGGCCTGCGGTTCGCGATCCGTGAAGGTGGCCGCACCGTCGGCGCCGGCCGGGTCACCAAGATCATCAAGTGATCTTCGTTCGGCGACCGATGCAGGGCGCAGCCCTGAGGAGGAGCCGGACAAGTTAGGCACAGCAGTTCCGCGAAGCGGCGCTCACCTTCGGGTGGGCGCCGCTTTCGTTTGTCCGAAACCGGTGTTGCACCGGTGGTAGGCTTCGGCATCCACAACGGGGTGGGGCCATGGACGACGACGA
Coding sequences within:
- the tuf gene encoding elongation factor Tu — its product is MAKAKFERTKPHVNIGTIGHVDHGKTTLTAAITKVLHDKYPELNESRAFDQIDNAPEERQRGITINISHVEYQTEKRHYAHVDAPGHADYIKNMITGAAQMDGAILVVAATDGPMPQTREHVLLARQVGVPYILVALNKADMVDDEELLELVELEVRELLAAQEFDEEAPVIKVSALKALEGDPQWVKSVEDLMDAVDESIPDPVRDTDKPFLMPVEDVFTITGRGTVVTGRVERGVINVNEEVEIVGIKPTVTKTTVTGVEMFRKLLDQGQAGDNVGLLVRGVKREDVERGQVVVKPGTTTPHTEFEGSVYILSKDEGGRHTPFFNNYRPQFYFRTTDVTGVVTLPEGTEMVMPGDNTDISVKLIQPVAMDEGLRFAIREGGRTVGAGRVTKIIK